In the genome of Porphyrobacter sp. ULC335, one region contains:
- a CDS encoding ATPase — translation MPQIEQIAATLSSQVFWLLVFFGLTFVFVGLGMVPKILGTVEMRDNQIAGDLAAAQAARDAANSEEEAWRQRENANRAAAQAVIAEAKARAAAANAAKLAETQARLDVKLAEAETAIDAARSSAMAEIEGVAADAARDIVARVAGADIEPAAAAAAVKEVMAHG, via the coding sequence CAGATCGAACAAATCGCTGCAACACTGTCGAGCCAGGTCTTCTGGTTGCTGGTGTTCTTCGGCCTCACCTTTGTCTTTGTCGGACTGGGTATGGTGCCGAAGATCCTCGGCACGGTGGAGATGCGTGACAACCAGATCGCCGGCGATCTCGCCGCCGCTCAGGCCGCACGCGACGCGGCGAACAGCGAGGAAGAGGCCTGGCGTCAGCGGGAAAATGCCAATCGTGCGGCCGCTCAGGCGGTGATCGCCGAGGCCAAGGCCAGGGCGGCTGCGGCGAACGCAGCCAAGCTGGCCGAGACGCAAGCTCGTCTCGATGTGAAGCTTGCCGAGGCGGAAACCGCGATCGATGCCGCTCGCAGCAGTGCGATGGCCGAGATCGAGGGTGTCGCCGCCGATGCCGCACGTGACATCGTCGCCCGCGTCGCCGGGGCCGATATCGAACCCGCTGCCGCTGCGGCTGCGGTCAAGGAGGTGATGGCGCATGGCTGA